In Hyalangium minutum, a genomic segment contains:
- a CDS encoding tetratricopeptide repeat protein — translation MATTRATGRETTPVDDEFLNLLYRGGELLAAGKVIEAKDFLERAYAMQPKNEKAQNLLGLTYFKLGQFDRAAELYEQLVRDNPVDATLRVNLGLVYLKTNALKRAVREFEVAVDLSPEHQKAHNYLGLALAQAGEYGRAREHFLLAGSDAMAEKMARTIAGEGFSRPTPAPVAKARGSAELEGSEGGREQGGAPVREAPPPPQIPPVEEISVTEEEPAQAVAPVESQPSQEPVAEAAPGVASPQPPPSAPLAAEEDWGAQFGLDESQPAEDAAAAEAQAAGSAYGVSASASEIPEATEVEFSGAEGPVVATSNASSQAAAEDFPITEEVPPEVSVAPAPVAPLEAEPEMPVLPIEELTLDGLPELTAEPENPEDLAAIAQHEEQPADRTQVAAEAAAPVEAPAEASVEALAEASVEAPLEAPPQPLVEEVAAETPQAQESEVSAQAPVPAEVPAAAVVSVPPEPGAGRVPAGRGFRREGEVPLLGEFAPAMALGGANAETPFTVGAGGLAARVEGELLTRLEGLVAFTGQLLFQPEMKRFRGRMTDKPFGDGFARMVRATGRGTLFIEPGEKRTFQAIDLGDESAYFRDECVFAFEEPVMFENGRVPSDVAPDLDLVHLRGNGKVLLNLAGPLRSVPVTQEEPATVPLTHLVGWQGSLTPRVVSLLQGAEGEILKTAVELSGEGFALLCLPVR, via the coding sequence ATGGCGACGACGCGAGCGACGGGGCGGGAGACGACCCCCGTTGACGACGAGTTCCTGAACCTCCTGTACCGGGGAGGGGAACTGCTGGCTGCGGGCAAGGTGATCGAGGCCAAGGATTTCCTCGAGCGCGCCTACGCAATGCAGCCGAAGAACGAGAAGGCGCAGAACCTGCTCGGGCTGACGTACTTCAAGCTGGGGCAGTTCGACCGGGCCGCCGAGCTCTATGAGCAGCTGGTGCGCGACAACCCGGTGGACGCCACGCTGCGGGTGAACCTGGGCCTCGTGTACCTGAAGACGAACGCACTGAAGCGCGCGGTGCGCGAGTTCGAGGTGGCGGTGGACTTGTCGCCCGAGCACCAGAAGGCGCACAACTACCTGGGGCTGGCGCTGGCGCAGGCAGGCGAGTACGGCCGGGCGCGCGAGCACTTCCTGCTGGCCGGCAGCGACGCCATGGCGGAGAAGATGGCGCGGACCATCGCGGGCGAGGGCTTCAGCCGGCCCACGCCGGCGCCGGTGGCCAAGGCGCGAGGCTCCGCGGAGCTCGAGGGCTCCGAGGGCGGACGGGAGCAGGGCGGGGCGCCGGTGCGCGAGGCGCCGCCTCCACCCCAGATTCCCCCAGTCGAGGAGATCTCCGTCACGGAGGAGGAGCCTGCGCAGGCTGTGGCGCCTGTGGAGTCTCAGCCTTCGCAGGAGCCGGTGGCCGAGGCCGCGCCTGGGGTGGCATCTCCGCAGCCTCCTCCCTCAGCGCCGCTGGCCGCCGAAGAGGACTGGGGCGCGCAGTTCGGGCTGGATGAGTCGCAACCGGCCGAGGACGCAGCGGCTGCCGAGGCGCAGGCTGCGGGCTCGGCGTATGGGGTTTCCGCCTCGGCGAGCGAGATTCCCGAGGCGACCGAGGTGGAGTTCTCCGGCGCCGAGGGCCCGGTGGTGGCCACCTCCAACGCGTCCTCGCAGGCTGCGGCCGAGGATTTTCCCATCACCGAGGAGGTTCCGCCCGAGGTATCCGTGGCCCCGGCGCCAGTAGCGCCTCTTGAGGCAGAGCCGGAGATGCCGGTGCTGCCCATCGAGGAGCTCACGCTGGACGGGCTGCCGGAGCTGACGGCGGAGCCCGAGAACCCGGAGGATCTGGCCGCCATCGCGCAGCACGAGGAGCAGCCTGCGGACAGGACGCAGGTGGCCGCGGAGGCGGCTGCTCCGGTGGAGGCTCCTGCTGAGGCTTCGGTGGAAGCCCTTGCTGAAGCTTCGGTGGAGGCGCCCCTGGAGGCTCCGCCGCAGCCGCTCGTGGAGGAGGTGGCTGCGGAGACGCCGCAAGCTCAGGAGTCCGAGGTCTCGGCGCAGGCGCCTGTGCCTGCCGAGGTGCCTGCTGCGGCGGTGGTCTCGGTGCCCCCTGAGCCGGGGGCCGGGCGGGTCCCAGCAGGGCGGGGCTTCCGGCGAGAGGGGGAAGTGCCGCTCCTGGGGGAGTTCGCTCCGGCGATGGCTCTTGGAGGCGCCAACGCGGAGACTCCCTTCACGGTGGGCGCGGGAGGGCTGGCGGCGCGGGTGGAGGGAGAACTGCTCACACGGCTGGAGGGGCTGGTGGCCTTCACGGGACAGCTGCTGTTCCAGCCGGAGATGAAGCGGTTCCGGGGGCGGATGACGGACAAGCCCTTTGGGGACGGCTTCGCGCGGATGGTGCGGGCCACGGGGCGGGGGACGCTCTTCATCGAGCCGGGGGAGAAACGGACCTTCCAGGCGATCGATCTCGGCGACGAGTCGGCGTACTTCCGGGACGAGTGCGTGTTCGCCTTCGAGGAGCCGGTGATGTTCGAGAACGGCCGGGTGCCCTCGGACGTGGCGCCGGACCTGGACCTGGTGCACCTGCGGGGCAACGGGAAGGTGCTGCTGAACCTGGCGGGGCCACTGCGCTCGGTGCCGGTGACGCAGGAGGAGCCGGCCACGGTGCCGTTGACGCACTTGGTGGGGTGGCAGGGGAGCCTGACGCCGAGGGTGGTCTCGCTCCTGCAGGGGGCGGAAGGTGAGATCTTGAAGACAGCCGTGGAGCTGAGCGGCGAAGGATTTGCCCTGCTCTGCCTCCCAGTCCGCTAG
- a CDS encoding SRPBCC family protein, translating to MLKKILISLGVVIVGFVGFVSTRPDTFTVQRTAKIQASPEFAFALVNDFHHWNEWSPWDAMDANMKRTFEGAAGIGAKYGWVGNDQVGEGRMTIEESKPNELVRIKLEFLKPMETASTTTFEFKPEEAGSLVTWRMEGNHNFISKAMCVFMDMDTMVGGDFEKGLASMKKVAEAEATKRNEERMAAEKAAAEKAAAAAASANPAPAAGATAATPTP from the coding sequence ATGCTCAAGAAGATCCTCATTAGCCTCGGTGTCGTCATCGTCGGTTTCGTGGGCTTCGTCTCCACCCGTCCGGACACGTTTACCGTGCAGCGCACGGCCAAGATCCAGGCATCACCGGAGTTCGCGTTCGCGCTGGTGAATGACTTCCACCACTGGAACGAGTGGTCTCCGTGGGATGCCATGGATGCGAACATGAAGCGCACCTTCGAGGGAGCTGCGGGCATCGGCGCGAAGTACGGCTGGGTCGGCAATGATCAAGTGGGCGAGGGGCGGATGACGATCGAGGAGAGCAAGCCGAACGAACTCGTCCGCATCAAGCTGGAGTTCCTCAAGCCGATGGAGACCGCCAGCACGACCACCTTCGAGTTCAAGCCGGAAGAGGCAGGCTCCTTGGTGACGTGGCGCATGGAGGGCAACCACAACTTCATCAGCAAGGCCATGTGCGTGTTCATGGACATGGACACGATGGTCGGCGGGGACTTCGAGAAGGGCCTGGCCAGCATGAAGAAGGTGGCCGAGGCTGAGGCGACCAAGCGCAACGAGGAGCGGATGGCGGCGGAGAAGGCGGCGGCGGAGAAGGCGGCGGCGGCAGCTGCGTCGGCCAATCCCGCTCCTGCGGCCGGGGCTACCGCAGCGACTCCCACGCCGTAG
- a CDS encoding alpha/beta fold hydrolase, translating to MSPPFVLDDWGGTGPVLHLAHANGFPSGTYRKLIERLTPRYHVFTLRGRWLMPESNPRSMRAWDDMAEDLAQALLARGLKGVVGVGHSMGGVATLLASVKHPQLFRAVVALDPVLVTGKRLLLLHALTLLGLRSRIPPASLARRRRDTWNSREEAAASYRKKPLFARFDPECFQDYITHGLTEAPGGGLRLTIPKAWEARIFETSPRAVWRQLRSVPVPALVLRGGDSDTLTPEALERVQRTLPRGQSGVLPGTTHLFPLEQPEVCATRILAFLDTL from the coding sequence ATGAGCCCTCCCTTCGTTCTGGATGACTGGGGTGGCACCGGCCCGGTGCTCCACCTTGCCCACGCCAACGGCTTCCCGTCGGGCACCTACCGCAAGCTCATCGAGCGCCTCACGCCGCGCTACCACGTCTTCACCCTCCGCGGACGCTGGCTCATGCCCGAGTCCAACCCCCGGTCCATGCGCGCCTGGGATGACATGGCCGAAGATCTGGCTCAGGCCCTGCTCGCGCGCGGACTCAAGGGCGTGGTGGGCGTGGGACACAGCATGGGTGGGGTGGCCACGCTGCTCGCTTCCGTGAAGCACCCCCAGCTCTTCCGGGCCGTGGTGGCGCTGGATCCGGTGCTCGTCACCGGCAAGCGGCTGCTCCTGCTCCACGCGCTCACGCTGCTCGGGCTGCGCAGCCGGATCCCTCCCGCAAGCCTCGCCCGGCGCCGCCGGGACACCTGGAACTCCCGCGAGGAGGCCGCCGCGAGCTACCGCAAGAAGCCTCTCTTCGCGCGGTTCGATCCCGAGTGCTTCCAGGACTACATCACCCACGGGCTCACCGAGGCTCCGGGGGGAGGACTCCGCCTCACCATCCCCAAGGCCTGGGAGGCCCGCATCTTCGAGACGTCTCCGCGCGCCGTCTGGCGCCAACTTCGCTCCGTCCCCGTGCCAGCGCTCGTGCTGCGCGGAGGCGACTCGGACACGCTCACCCCCGAGGCCCTGGAGCGCGTTCAGCGCACCCTCCCGCGAGGACAGAGCGGCGTACTCCCAGGCACCACCCACCTGTTCCCGCTGGAGCAGCCCGAGGTGTGTGCCACGCGCATCCTGGCGTTCCTCGACACCCTGTAG
- a CDS encoding microviridin/marinostatin family tricyclic proteinase inhibitor, producing MKKNATDGAPQEGRKPFFARLLESQELEQAAGGSTRVTLKYPSDGDEHYTLKYPSDRDEYCY from the coding sequence ATGAAGAAGAACGCCACGGACGGGGCACCGCAGGAGGGCCGCAAGCCCTTCTTCGCGCGCTTGCTGGAATCGCAGGAGCTCGAGCAGGCCGCGGGTGGCTCCACCCGCGTCACCCTGAAGTACCCCTCGGATGGGGACGAGCACTACACCCTCAAGTACCCATCCGATCGGGACGAGTACTGCTACTAG
- the pgsA gene encoding CDP-diacylglycerol--glycerol-3-phosphate 3-phosphatidyltransferase, whose protein sequence is MDRATRKQRKKEERAKRRASRKPSVLVQEFWNLPNMLTLGRILLIPVFVVFTSDGDPFYSLMAAVVFAVASITDVVDGYLARKWNLITVVGKFMDPLADKLIVMAALVMMVRLGRIAAWVVIVLLARELIVSGLRTIAASEGMVIAAGQEGKWKTSLQLVGVISLCVHYVHPLDLGWEVVTVDYNKVGKVLVYLSGAFSVWSAVVYFRAFLSMLARRGGGTDAQNA, encoded by the coding sequence ATGGACCGAGCGACCAGGAAGCAGCGGAAGAAGGAGGAGCGGGCGAAGCGCCGGGCCTCGCGCAAGCCGAGCGTGCTGGTCCAGGAGTTCTGGAACCTGCCCAACATGCTGACGCTGGGGCGGATCCTGCTGATTCCCGTCTTCGTGGTGTTCACGTCCGACGGGGACCCGTTCTACTCGCTGATGGCGGCGGTGGTGTTCGCGGTGGCCTCCATCACGGACGTGGTGGACGGGTACCTGGCGCGCAAGTGGAACCTCATCACGGTGGTGGGGAAGTTCATGGACCCACTGGCCGACAAGCTCATCGTGATGGCTGCGCTGGTGATGATGGTGCGGCTGGGGCGGATTGCGGCCTGGGTGGTCATCGTCCTGCTGGCGCGGGAGCTGATTGTCAGCGGCCTGAGGACCATCGCGGCGAGCGAGGGCATGGTCATCGCGGCGGGGCAGGAGGGGAAGTGGAAGACGAGCCTCCAACTGGTGGGGGTGATTTCACTGTGCGTTCACTACGTTCACCCGTTGGACTTGGGGTGGGAGGTGGTGACGGTGGACTACAACAAGGTGGGGAAGGTGTTGGTGTACCTGTCGGGGGCATTCTCGGTGTGGAGCGCGGTGGTGTACTTCCGGGCGTTCCTCTCCATGCTGGCCAGGCGAGGAGGAGGAACCGACGCACAGAATGCTTGA
- a CDS encoding MvdC/MvdD family ATP grasp protein, with amino-acid sequence MAPHRDTVLLLTHSADHYTVDRVEEEVSRRGAHPLRVDTDDFPSKLALTSRVDDGGSEVLLGELVGTRIHSVWMRRMGTPQLDDTLESAWREGCLRESQAALEGFLDGLEAAGCRFINPMGAERTAQNKLHQLRLARMLGLEVPRTLVTNDAARVRSFFTQVRGRMVAKMQMPLTQSMGGGQPFVYTAAIGPEHLDALEELRHSPMVFQERIDKARELRVAVVGGRCFVGAIDASRSRRGQVDWRRAEPSECHWEPGVLPTPVAARLEQLIATLGLVYGAVDLIVTPEGRYVFLEVNPGGEWGMLEHDLGLPIAAALADALVAGSAPLHFPLQESP; translated from the coding sequence ATGGCCCCCCACCGAGACACCGTCCTGCTCCTGACCCACAGCGCGGACCACTACACCGTGGATCGCGTGGAAGAGGAGGTGTCCCGGCGGGGGGCACATCCGCTCCGTGTCGATACGGATGACTTTCCCTCGAAGCTGGCGCTCACCTCCAGGGTGGATGACGGCGGCAGTGAGGTGCTGCTGGGCGAACTCGTGGGCACGAGGATCCACTCGGTGTGGATGCGCCGGATGGGCACTCCCCAGCTCGATGACACGCTGGAGTCCGCATGGCGCGAGGGCTGCCTGCGCGAGTCGCAGGCGGCACTCGAAGGATTTCTGGATGGGTTGGAGGCGGCAGGGTGCCGCTTCATCAACCCGATGGGCGCCGAGCGCACGGCCCAGAACAAGCTGCACCAGCTCCGGCTGGCCCGGATGTTGGGGCTGGAGGTGCCTCGCACGCTGGTAACCAATGACGCGGCCCGGGTGCGCTCCTTCTTCACGCAGGTGCGTGGCCGGATGGTCGCCAAGATGCAGATGCCCCTCACGCAGTCGATGGGAGGAGGGCAGCCCTTCGTCTACACGGCCGCGATCGGCCCCGAGCACCTGGACGCGCTCGAGGAGCTGCGGCACAGCCCCATGGTGTTCCAGGAGCGGATCGACAAGGCCCGCGAGCTGCGCGTCGCCGTCGTGGGCGGACGCTGCTTCGTGGGCGCCATCGACGCCTCGCGCTCCCGCAGGGGGCAGGTGGACTGGAGGCGGGCCGAGCCCTCGGAGTGCCACTGGGAGCCGGGAGTGCTGCCGACGCCAGTGGCCGCCCGCCTGGAGCAGCTCATTGCGACGCTGGGCCTCGTGTACGGCGCCGTGGATCTCATCGTCACACCCGAGGGCCGTTACGTCTTCCTCGAGGTGAACCCTGGCGGCGAGTGGGGAATGCTCGAGCACGACCTCGGGCTGCCCATCGCCGCAGCGCTGGCCGACGCGCTCGTTGCCGGGAGCGCTCCGCTTCATTTCCCCCTGCAGGAGAGCCCATGA
- a CDS encoding efflux RND transporter periplasmic adaptor subunit: MTSRSLTRFLLLGSLASAAGLGCSEARANKAELPPSAATTGQATLGVRAAPPMDKLQGDVARVTGQIRSRLEATLSSPATGTIDKLLVNVGDKVKKGAPLMVLDSSNLFIAVDQAEAARDMAKAGLDSANIELTRTKQLFEGGSAPQAILDKVQAGQRQASAAFAQADAAVRSAQEMLRDQTLRAPFDGVVTAKMKNIGDTVSLVPATPIFTLTNVEDLEVRLPVPESMAGALKEGMQIHGRVIPGNTDFEATVRTVGVVVDGQSRTVEVLADVTGERKGVLRPGSLAELDFSRSEALAGLFLPSQALLKDEKGSYVFVVEDGRLARRDVQALPVTPRFAQVRGGLQPSDKVVVEGAASLREGLAVSVVQ; encoded by the coding sequence ATGACTTCCCGTTCCCTCACCCGTTTCCTCCTGCTGGGCTCGCTGGCGTCCGCCGCTGGACTGGGCTGCTCTGAAGCGCGTGCCAACAAGGCCGAGCTACCTCCCAGCGCCGCCACCACGGGCCAGGCCACCCTGGGCGTCCGCGCCGCGCCTCCCATGGACAAGCTGCAGGGCGATGTCGCCCGCGTGACGGGGCAGATCCGCTCCCGGCTCGAGGCCACGCTCAGCTCCCCGGCCACGGGCACCATCGACAAGCTCCTGGTGAACGTGGGCGACAAGGTGAAGAAGGGCGCCCCGCTGATGGTGCTGGACTCCTCCAACCTCTTCATCGCCGTGGACCAGGCCGAGGCGGCCCGCGACATGGCGAAGGCGGGCCTGGACAGCGCCAACATCGAGCTGACGCGTACGAAGCAGCTCTTCGAGGGCGGCAGCGCTCCTCAGGCCATCCTCGACAAGGTGCAGGCCGGCCAGCGCCAGGCCTCCGCCGCGTTCGCCCAGGCGGATGCCGCGGTGCGCTCGGCCCAGGAGATGCTGCGGGACCAGACGCTGCGCGCCCCCTTTGACGGGGTGGTGACGGCGAAGATGAAGAACATCGGTGACACGGTGTCGCTGGTGCCGGCCACACCCATCTTCACGCTCACCAACGTGGAGGATCTCGAGGTGCGCTTGCCGGTGCCCGAGTCCATGGCGGGCGCGCTCAAGGAGGGCATGCAGATCCACGGCCGCGTCATCCCGGGCAACACGGACTTCGAGGCCACCGTGCGCACGGTGGGCGTGGTGGTGGATGGCCAGAGCCGCACTGTAGAGGTGCTGGCGGACGTGACGGGCGAGCGCAAGGGCGTGCTGCGCCCCGGCTCGCTGGCAGAGCTGGACTTCTCCCGGAGCGAGGCGCTGGCGGGCCTCTTCCTCCCGTCCCAGGCGCTGCTGAAGGACGAGAAGGGTAGCTACGTGTTTGTCGTCGAGGACGGCCGGCTGGCGCGCCGGGACGTGCAGGCGCTGCCCGTCACCCCGCGCTTCGCCCAGGTGCGCGGCGGCCTCCAGCCGAGCGACAAGGTCGTCGTCGAGGGCGCCGCCTCCCTGCGTGAGGGGCTGGCCGTGAGCGTGGTGCAGTAA
- a CDS encoding MvdC/MvdD family ATP grasp protein — MTVLIVTRSLDNDAPLAVAQAVEARGARAYRFDTDLFPTELRVVLDEGGGGRISGPEGRLELSEVSAVWYRRSATGARIPQGLEPQLRQPSVEESRRVVHGMLAALGAFQLDTIECVRRAEHKPLQLELARALGLEVPRTLTTNDPEAVRAFAERCPGGVVTKMMSSFAVYDPQGQEQVVFTTPLRPEDLEDLEGLDLCPMTFQERITKALELRVTVVGTQVMAAAVDSQALPGAREDWRRKGLELIGAWQPYTLPEPVRVRILALMDALGLNYGAFDFIVTPEGRHVFLEVNPSGEFLWLMQRPGLPIADALADVLVGRAPRRFEPPPLTGAADAGGSAWR, encoded by the coding sequence ATGACCGTCCTCATCGTGACTCGCTCGCTCGACAACGATGCGCCCCTCGCCGTGGCCCAGGCCGTGGAGGCCCGAGGAGCGCGCGCCTACCGCTTCGACACCGATCTGTTCCCCACCGAGCTCCGGGTGGTGCTCGATGAGGGAGGCGGCGGGCGGATCTCGGGGCCTGAAGGGAGGCTCGAGCTGTCGGAGGTATCAGCGGTCTGGTATCGCCGCAGCGCCACGGGGGCGCGGATTCCGCAAGGGCTCGAGCCCCAGCTCCGCCAGCCTTCGGTGGAGGAGAGCCGGCGCGTGGTGCACGGGATGCTCGCGGCGCTCGGGGCCTTCCAACTGGACACGATCGAGTGCGTGCGGCGCGCGGAGCACAAGCCGCTGCAGCTCGAGTTGGCCCGCGCGCTGGGGCTGGAAGTACCGCGCACGCTGACCACCAACGATCCGGAGGCGGTGCGAGCCTTCGCTGAGCGCTGCCCCGGCGGCGTGGTGACGAAGATGATGTCCTCGTTCGCCGTCTACGATCCGCAAGGCCAGGAGCAGGTGGTGTTCACCACGCCGCTGCGCCCCGAGGACCTGGAGGACCTGGAGGGCCTGGACCTGTGCCCGATGACCTTCCAGGAGCGAATCACCAAGGCGCTGGAGCTGAGGGTGACGGTGGTGGGGACGCAAGTGATGGCGGCGGCGGTCGACTCGCAGGCGCTGCCGGGGGCGCGGGAGGACTGGCGGCGGAAGGGACTGGAGCTCATCGGCGCGTGGCAGCCCTACACGCTGCCCGAGCCGGTGCGGGTACGGATCCTCGCGCTCATGGACGCGCTGGGCCTGAACTACGGCGCCTTCGACTTCATCGTCACCCCCGAGGGCCGGCATGTCTTCCTCGAGGTGAACCCGTCGGGCGAGTTCCTGTGGCTGATGCAGCGCCCCGGCCTGCCGATCGCGGACGCCCTGGCGGACGTGCTGGTGGGCCGAGCCCCGCGCCGGTTCGAGCCTCCGCCGCTCACTGGGGCGGCGGACGCAGGCGGATCCGCGTGGAGGTAG
- a CDS encoding extracellular solute-binding protein: MRRSPLLLALLLLTLPLAVHAQTELQVWHGYRAAERAGLEKVVAAYNTAKASSGVKVSLRAIPSDAFTDKITAAVPRGVGPDVFIFPQDRLGGWVESGNTLEPLDFFLDDATRKRFLPTTLEAMTYRGSVYGLPLNFKVITLIYNKKLVAKPPKTTGELATVCKPLAAKGADSTCLVYPYTDFYYHAALMNAFGGRVFDPGPTPRLDAPENVKALELLLRWVDKDRLLPREPSTVLTTSLFNAGKAAMVFSGPWFLGEISPEIDYGLAPLPTVDEAGGKPMKPWMTVEGVAVAAPSKNKEAAYDFVSFLTGPEGAKLMALVGRQNPAFEPVYKDPEIAKDTTLAAFRAQAETAIPMPNVAEMTMVWSPMTTAMNAIVRKASAPKTALQDAQKAVQKDVASLRKKP, encoded by the coding sequence ATGAGACGGTCTCCCCTCCTGCTCGCGCTCCTCCTGCTGACGCTTCCCCTCGCGGTCCACGCCCAGACCGAGCTGCAGGTCTGGCACGGCTACCGCGCCGCTGAGCGCGCGGGCCTGGAGAAAGTCGTCGCCGCCTACAACACCGCCAAGGCCAGCTCGGGCGTGAAGGTCTCCCTGCGCGCCATCCCGTCCGATGCGTTCACCGACAAGATCACCGCCGCCGTGCCGCGCGGCGTGGGGCCCGATGTCTTCATCTTCCCGCAGGACCGGCTCGGCGGCTGGGTGGAGAGCGGCAACACGCTGGAGCCGCTCGACTTCTTCCTCGATGACGCCACCCGGAAGCGCTTCCTCCCCACCACCCTGGAGGCCATGACGTACCGGGGCTCCGTCTACGGGCTGCCCCTCAACTTCAAGGTCATCACCCTCATCTACAACAAGAAGCTCGTGGCCAAGCCGCCGAAGACCACCGGCGAGCTCGCCACCGTGTGCAAGCCCCTGGCGGCCAAGGGCGCGGACTCCACGTGCCTCGTGTATCCGTACACCGACTTCTACTACCACGCGGCGCTCATGAACGCGTTCGGCGGCCGAGTGTTCGATCCCGGCCCCACGCCGCGCCTCGACGCCCCCGAGAACGTGAAGGCCCTGGAGCTGCTGCTGCGCTGGGTGGACAAGGATCGGCTCCTGCCGCGCGAGCCCTCCACCGTGCTGACCACCTCGCTGTTCAACGCGGGCAAGGCGGCCATGGTGTTCTCTGGCCCCTGGTTCCTCGGGGAGATCTCGCCGGAGATCGACTACGGACTGGCGCCGCTGCCCACCGTGGACGAGGCCGGCGGAAAGCCCATGAAGCCGTGGATGACCGTCGAGGGCGTTGCCGTGGCCGCGCCCTCCAAGAACAAGGAGGCGGCGTATGACTTCGTCAGCTTCCTCACCGGCCCCGAGGGCGCGAAGCTCATGGCGCTCGTGGGCCGCCAGAACCCCGCGTTCGAGCCGGTCTACAAGGATCCCGAGATCGCCAAGGACACCACGCTGGCGGCGTTCCGCGCGCAGGCCGAGACCGCCATCCCCATGCCCAACGTGGCGGAGATGACGATGGTCTGGTCCCCGATGACCACCGCCATGAACGCCATCGTGCGCAAGGCCTCGGCCCCCAAGACGGCGCTGCAGGATGCCCAGAAGGCCGTCCAGAAGGACGTGGCGAGCCTGCGCAAGAAGCCCTGA
- a CDS encoding GbsR/MarR family transcriptional regulator has product MDGDKDELSLTPEDQRFIESLGLHFEDKAGFPRIGGRMLGLLMLASKPLALGTIAELLKVSPASVSTNIRSFHTKGLVEEIGLPGDRRHYYVFSDTAFEHQFDDALEGLTEILQIMRTRMERLGPDDALRMQRFLATIEFFDFFRGVVQSSREHWNARKKGAAPSSVPEPTRSVS; this is encoded by the coding sequence GTGGACGGTGACAAGGACGAGCTCTCTCTAACGCCCGAAGACCAGCGTTTCATCGAGTCGCTGGGTCTGCACTTCGAGGACAAGGCCGGGTTTCCGCGGATCGGAGGGCGGATGCTGGGGCTGCTGATGCTGGCCTCGAAGCCGCTGGCGCTGGGGACCATCGCGGAGCTGCTCAAGGTGAGCCCCGCGTCAGTGTCCACCAACATCCGGAGCTTTCATACCAAAGGGCTAGTGGAGGAGATCGGCCTGCCCGGGGATCGTCGCCACTACTATGTCTTCAGCGACACGGCCTTCGAGCACCAGTTCGATGACGCGCTGGAGGGCCTCACGGAGATCCTTCAGATCATGCGCACCCGCATGGAGCGGCTGGGGCCGGACGATGCCCTGCGCATGCAGCGCTTCCTCGCGACGATTGAGTTCTTCGACTTCTTCCGGGGGGTGGTCCAGTCCTCGCGCGAGCACTGGAACGCTCGGAAGAAGGGGGCCGCTCCTTCTTCCGTTCCCGAGCCCACCCGTTCCGTTTCTTGA
- a CDS encoding vWA domain-containing protein: MLKSFALGFGLLTFPAVALAGGPPAKPASAAAPAAVDAAHSAPRVQIALLLDTSSSMDGLIDQARRQLWTVVNTFAKARRGTQLAQLEIALYEYGKSSLSSEGGYIRQIVPFTTDLDKVSEELFGLKTNGGDEYCGMVIQKATRNLEWSKNKNDLKLIYIAGNEPFTQGSVSYQSAIADAKERGITVNTIHCGSANEGASTGWAAAAQLASGQALNIDQNKAVVHIAAPQDDEIAKLGRELNKTYVGYGSKGAEAKMRQEAQDTNAAASAGSATTRAVSKASRMYDNSGWDLVDGTKKGAVKLEEMKEEELPAELKGKNADERKAYVDAKAKERADIQGRIQKLQSEREKFVAEKQKAAASAAGGDSLDKAIIESASKQAAAQGMALE, encoded by the coding sequence ATGCTCAAGTCCTTCGCCCTCGGCTTCGGTCTGCTCACCTTCCCCGCCGTGGCCCTGGCAGGCGGCCCTCCGGCCAAGCCGGCCTCGGCGGCCGCTCCTGCTGCGGTGGATGCCGCGCACAGCGCGCCCCGGGTGCAGATCGCCCTGCTGCTCGACACCAGCAGCAGCATGGACGGGCTGATTGATCAGGCGCGGCGCCAGCTGTGGACGGTGGTGAACACGTTCGCCAAGGCGCGGCGGGGCACGCAGCTGGCGCAGCTGGAGATCGCCCTCTACGAGTACGGCAAGAGCTCGCTGTCGTCCGAGGGCGGCTACATCCGACAGATCGTCCCCTTCACCACGGACCTGGACAAGGTGTCCGAGGAGCTGTTCGGCCTGAAGACCAACGGCGGCGACGAGTACTGCGGCATGGTCATCCAGAAGGCCACGCGCAACCTGGAGTGGAGCAAGAACAAGAACGACCTGAAGCTCATCTACATCGCGGGCAACGAGCCGTTCACGCAGGGCTCGGTCTCGTACCAGAGCGCCATCGCGGACGCGAAGGAGCGCGGGATTACGGTGAACACCATCCACTGCGGCTCGGCGAACGAGGGGGCCAGCACGGGGTGGGCGGCGGCGGCGCAGCTCGCGAGTGGCCAGGCGCTCAACATCGATCAGAACAAGGCGGTGGTGCACATCGCCGCGCCGCAGGATGACGAGATTGCCAAGCTGGGGCGCGAGCTGAACAAGACGTACGTGGGCTACGGGAGCAAGGGCGCGGAGGCCAAGATGCGGCAGGAGGCGCAGGACACGAACGCCGCCGCCTCCGCGGGCAGCGCCACCACGCGCGCGGTGTCCAAGGCCAGCCGCATGTATGACAACTCGGGATGGGATCTGGTGGACGGGACGAAGAAGGGCGCGGTGAAGCTCGAGGAAATGAAGGAGGAGGAGCTGCCCGCCGAGCTGAAGGGCAAGAACGCCGACGAGCGCAAGGCCTATGTGGACGCCAAGGCGAAGGAGCGCGCGGACATCCAGGGGCGCATCCAGAAGCTCCAGTCCGAGCGCGAGAAGTTCGTCGCGGAGAAGCAGAAGGCTGCGGCCTCGGCGGCGGGCGGGGACTCGCTGGACAAGGCCATCATCGAGTCCGCCAGCAAGCAGGCCGCGGCTCAGGGCATGGCGCTGGAGTAG